One stretch of Dokdonia sp. Hel_I_53 DNA includes these proteins:
- a CDS encoding glycosyltransferase family 2 protein gives MLPFFSIIIPTYNAQKKLNFALNSLLQQDFKDFEIIIMDGASSDMTLNVINYYASEDSRIRVFSEEDLGIYDAMNKGIIKGRGQYLYFLGSDDILFGDKVLSQIFEVLQENAVDVLYGNVFSSRFDGLYDGLFTASKLYNKNICHQSIFFKRSVFQTIGVFDLKYKSQADYDHNLKWFFSDKLSHSYSKITIANYADGGFSSLNNDLLFIKNKKRLFFRLGRGKLSLNFYMKVVISFISQYYYKLKNRF, from the coding sequence ATGCTTCCTTTTTTCTCAATAATAATCCCAACATATAATGCACAAAAAAAATTAAATTTTGCACTGAATAGTTTGTTACAGCAAGATTTTAAAGACTTTGAGATTATCATAATGGATGGAGCATCTTCTGATATGACATTAAATGTTATAAATTACTATGCTTCTGAGGATTCTCGCATTAGAGTTTTTTCAGAAGAAGATTTAGGAATATATGATGCAATGAATAAAGGAATTATAAAAGGAAGAGGCCAGTATCTATATTTCTTAGGGAGTGATGATATTTTGTTTGGGGATAAAGTATTATCGCAAATTTTTGAAGTCCTTCAAGAAAATGCGGTAGATGTACTTTATGGGAATGTTTTTAGCAGTAGATTTGATGGTTTATATGATGGACTATTTACAGCAAGTAAACTTTATAATAAAAACATATGCCATCAATCAATTTTCTTTAAGCGTTCAGTTTTTCAAACCATCGGAGTTTTTGATTTAAAGTATAAGTCTCAAGCAGATTACGACCACAATTTAAAATGGTTTTTTAGTGATAAGTTATCTCACTCTTATAGTAAAATTACGATAGCAAATTATGCTGATGGAGGTTTTAGCTCTCTTAACAATGACCTATTATTTATAAAAAATAAAAAACGACTTTTTTTTAGGTTAGGTCGAGGGAAATTATCGTTAAATTTTTATATGAAAGTAGTAATTTCTTTCATATCTCAATATTATTATAAATTAAAAAATAGATTTTGA
- a CDS encoding glycosyltransferase family 2 protein has product MNPSPLVSICIPVYNGALYLKEALDSIKHQSYKNIEVIISDDHSSDNSLEIISIFKEKATFPVYLHAHKPNGIGANWNNTIKLANGYFIKFLFQDDVLLPDCITKMVNTFRLYPYIGMVACKRNFLVEGMKSDVIKKWISQYEDLQKEFVKPYDESNHVVIDASIFSLPSFYKSPLNKIGEPPTTMFKRSIVNDVGLFSEDLKQILDYEFYYRILKKYPIIILKEKLVNFRIHSLQATNVNRTTTINDYEIYPKILYQHYLHLLHPNLQHKLKMKYKLLYNYFYKVKNHFA; this is encoded by the coding sequence TTGAACCCAAGCCCGTTAGTTTCTATTTGTATACCCGTTTATAATGGTGCTCTTTATTTAAAAGAGGCACTTGATTCGATTAAACATCAGTCATACAAAAATATTGAAGTTATTATAAGTGATGATCACTCCAGTGACAATAGCTTGGAGATTATTTCTATCTTTAAAGAAAAAGCAACTTTTCCAGTTTATTTACACGCTCATAAACCTAATGGTATTGGAGCAAACTGGAATAATACTATAAAGCTTGCTAACGGATATTTCATTAAATTTCTTTTTCAAGATGACGTCTTATTACCTGATTGTATAACTAAAATGGTGAATACATTTAGATTATATCCATATATTGGTATGGTCGCTTGTAAACGTAATTTTCTTGTTGAAGGGATGAAAAGCGATGTAATTAAGAAATGGATTTCACAATATGAAGATTTACAGAAAGAATTTGTCAAGCCCTATGATGAGAGTAATCACGTTGTAATTGATGCATCAATATTTTCTTTACCATCCTTTTATAAATCCCCACTTAATAAAATTGGAGAGCCACCTACGACAATGTTTAAAAGAAGTATTGTTAATGATGTTGGATTATTTAGTGAAGATTTAAAACAAATTTTGGATTACGAATTTTATTATAGAATTTTAAAAAAATACCCGATTATAATTTTAAAAGAAAAGTTAGTTAATTTTCGGATACACTCATTGCAGGCAACAAATGTCAATAGAACAACTACAATTAATGATTATGAGATCTATCCTAAAATATTATATCAACATTATCTACATTTATTGCATCCTAATCTTCAGCATAAATTAAAAATGAAGTACAAACTATTATATAATTATTTTTACAAGGTAAAGAATCATTTTGCGTGA
- a CDS encoding glycosyltransferase family 2 protein, with amino-acid sequence MNTYIIIVTYNAMQWIEKCLASIPVTYPIVIIDNNSSDSTLKFIETHHPRVKIFKQQKNLGFGAANNIGLTYALSKEAESVFLMNQDVYLRPNTISKIADISRENYEYGILSPIHLNGKGNRLDRNFSLYLNYDSNNDFYSDAIFNQLNGVYQVPFVNAAAWYIPKRILKSVGGFDPIFFHYGEDNNYCQRIHYHGFKVGVVADTFVMHDRQDREVNNIKIFTEEFLKKKERHFKNQIANPNNNDYQRHWLLIKRGDYKKMLISLLKGNYKNFLGYKRLLNFRILWFKQCEKSREEVISLKSHYL; translated from the coding sequence GTGAATACATATATTATTATAGTGACCTATAATGCAATGCAATGGATTGAAAAATGCTTGGCTTCTATTCCTGTGACTTATCCTATAGTTATTATAGACAATAACTCTAGTGACAGTACTTTAAAATTTATAGAGACTCATCATCCTCGAGTAAAAATTTTCAAACAACAAAAAAATTTAGGTTTTGGCGCGGCCAATAATATTGGTTTAACGTATGCATTATCGAAAGAAGCTGAGTCAGTTTTTTTGATGAATCAGGATGTATATTTAAGACCTAACACAATTTCAAAAATAGCTGATATTTCACGTGAGAATTATGAATATGGCATTCTTAGTCCTATTCATTTAAATGGAAAAGGAAATAGATTAGACCGTAATTTTTCTTTATATCTTAATTATGATAGCAACAATGACTTTTATAGTGACGCCATATTTAATCAGCTCAACGGAGTATATCAAGTTCCTTTCGTAAACGCGGCGGCCTGGTATATTCCCAAAAGAATATTAAAAAGTGTTGGAGGTTTTGATCCTATTTTTTTTCATTATGGTGAAGATAATAATTACTGTCAAAGAATTCATTACCACGGATTCAAAGTGGGAGTGGTGGCAGATACTTTCGTAATGCACGACCGGCAAGATAGAGAAGTGAATAACATTAAAATTTTCACAGAAGAATTTCTAAAAAAAAAAGAACGTCACTTTAAAAATCAAATTGCAAATCCTAACAATAATGATTATCAACGACATTGGCTCTTAATTAAAAGAGGTGACTATAAAAAAATGCTTATTTCTTTACTCAAAGGGAATTATAAGAACTTCCTAGGTTATAAGAGATTATTGAATTTTAGAATATTGTGGTTCAAGCAATGTGAAAAAAGTAGAGAAGAAGTAATTTCATTGAAAAGTCATTATTTATGA
- a CDS encoding glycosyltransferase family 2 protein: MIEPLVSIIIPSYNRATLIGETLDSVLNQTYTNWECIVVDDGSTDHTIEIVRAFAKSDKRFKILERPKNRVKGANACRNFGYENSKGDYINWLDSDDLFSPNKLKEQIKILTINSTIGEISTCGWNKFRNTTNGISARDIHLSKDYVSGRELLKDFNRNVAFFPCHCYLSDRSIFKKSGLWDESLEVNQDGEFFTRVLLSSNSVLFAKRAIAYYRIPESSNVSQIGTSKKAIAAIESWKLIERHLEKVTPKYSYDYVANAKEYLFSRIVNRPIVKDYPSFFKKQLSTTYKLKSYWQRLFKKIKTIWKSHNGYG, translated from the coding sequence ATGATAGAACCACTCGTCTCCATAATCATACCTTCCTATAATCGTGCTACCTTAATTGGGGAGACACTCGATAGTGTTTTGAACCAGACTTATACAAACTGGGAATGTATTGTGGTAGATGATGGTAGTACTGATCATACTATTGAGATTGTGAGGGCTTTCGCGAAATCGGATAAAAGATTTAAAATATTAGAACGCCCAAAAAATCGAGTGAAGGGAGCAAATGCTTGTCGAAATTTTGGATATGAGAACTCTAAAGGAGATTATATAAATTGGCTCGATAGCGACGACCTTTTTAGTCCAAATAAATTAAAAGAACAAATAAAAATATTGACAATTAATAGTACAATTGGTGAAATTTCAACGTGTGGATGGAACAAATTTAGGAACACAACAAATGGTATTAGTGCACGAGATATTCACCTAAGCAAAGACTATGTTTCTGGAAGAGAGTTATTAAAAGATTTTAATAGAAATGTTGCTTTTTTTCCTTGCCATTGTTATCTTTCAGACCGCAGTATTTTTAAAAAATCGGGTCTTTGGGATGAGAGTCTTGAAGTAAATCAAGATGGTGAATTCTTTACTAGAGTTCTCTTAAGTAGTAATTCAGTTCTATTTGCTAAGAGAGCAATAGCCTATTATCGCATACCAGAATCAAGCAATGTTAGTCAAATCGGAACTTCTAAAAAAGCAATTGCTGCAATTGAAAGTTGGAAGCTTATAGAAAGACATTTAGAAAAAGTAACTCCAAAGTATTCTTATGACTATGTTGCAAACGCAAAAGAATATTTATTTAGTAGGATTGTAAACCGCCCGATAGTAAAAGACTACCCTTCATTTTTTAAAAAACAATTGAGCACGACATATAAGCTCAAATCTTATTGGCAAAGACTTTTTAAGAAAATAAAGACTATATGGAAATCTCATAATGGCTATGGATAA
- a CDS encoding glycosyltransferase family 4 protein, translating to MDKPSILLIGPAGEYGGREVEMNQVYHSLSKSYDVFLYSTGAITSHSTALDNVDDTSWSCLYDNIYKKSFTLKVLTYLSYFKNITRGNRYQYVNNKLAKEYFGFEEKAISVLKEKINDYELIFICAQVTSKYLLTIIDVASSLNKPIGFRVTGTIFYVPEELKSRLNVVNTFSYHSLLNKANLDIYHPQQSYLIIDQYAILEKQLLKIPLKNTKIRTFGFLGRLSSEKGVDVLLDAFKQIDSDLIIAGDGPLKEKVEITSSQNDNIQFIGFIKKKEIVDFFSDIDCLIICSLEETGPLVALEAMASGTPIISTRVGAMMERFEQRDSIYWIENSSSLDLQQAVVKIKDLSNREIMRLGLDLRGRYLNGYAKAKIQKQYLNFINDIL from the coding sequence ATGGATAAACCTTCAATACTACTCATTGGTCCAGCTGGTGAATATGGAGGTAGAGAGGTAGAAATGAATCAGGTTTATCATTCCCTTTCTAAGTCCTATGATGTTTTCTTGTATTCTACTGGAGCTATTACATCGCATTCTACAGCATTAGATAACGTAGATGATACGAGCTGGAGCTGTCTTTATGATAATATTTATAAAAAATCTTTTACATTAAAAGTTCTAACATATTTATCCTATTTCAAAAACATAACACGTGGTAATAGATATCAGTACGTAAATAATAAGTTAGCAAAAGAATATTTTGGTTTTGAAGAAAAAGCAATTAGTGTCTTGAAAGAAAAAATTAACGATTACGAATTGATTTTTATCTGCGCTCAGGTCACAAGTAAATATCTACTAACTATTATAGACGTAGCTTCTAGTTTAAATAAACCTATAGGATTTAGGGTGACAGGTACTATTTTCTATGTGCCAGAGGAATTAAAGTCGCGATTGAACGTTGTAAATACATTCAGTTATCATAGCCTGCTAAACAAGGCTAATTTAGATATTTACCATCCACAGCAATCTTATCTTATTATAGATCAATATGCCATTTTAGAAAAGCAACTTCTTAAAATTCCTTTGAAAAATACTAAGATCAGAACATTTGGTTTTTTAGGAAGATTAAGCTCAGAAAAGGGTGTCGATGTACTTTTAGATGCTTTTAAGCAGATTGATAGTGATTTAATTATAGCTGGTGATGGCCCTTTAAAAGAGAAAGTAGAGATTACAAGTAGTCAAAACGATAATATTCAATTTATAGGCTTTATTAAGAAAAAAGAAATAGTTGATTTTTTTAGTGACATCGATTGTTTGATTATTTGTTCTCTAGAAGAAACTGGACCTTTAGTAGCTTTAGAAGCTATGGCATCTGGAACTCCTATAATTTCAACACGCGTGGGTGCTATGATGGAGAGATTTGAGCAAAGAGATAGTATATATTGGATTGAAAATAGCAGTAGTTTAGATTTGCAACAGGCCGTAGTCAAAATAAAAGACCTTAGTAATCGAGAAATTATGAGATTAGGACTTGACTTAAGAGGTAGATATTTAAACGGGTATGCAAAGGCAAAGATTCAAAAGCAATACCTTAATTTTATTAATGATATTTTATAG
- a CDS encoding glycosyltransferase family 10 domain-containing protein has protein sequence MSKLPELLINFSDFYPGFSKTENYFYSILSRDYTLILSSEPEVLIYSCFGYDYLDFNCLRIFYTGENRKSDFSACDFSISFEYLNKENHYRLPCYSVRAFYFNFLPELVRELTRDEALVEWNRKSKFCCTVVSNGKSAVRNDFFHKLNATKQVDSGGRYLNNIGGAVEDKFKFTEDYKFVFAFENQRYPGYLTEKLMDAILVNSIPIYWGDPKVNKDFNPKRFLNYSDYIDEEALIQDILAIENDKDRFISMISQPVFNLNVIPQHLEEDKLLLFLNKAISKRKEVIPVARTAKAERHRIKLKIRSLIKKSPFLRERLLIEFKM, from the coding sequence ATGTCTAAATTACCCGAACTATTAATTAATTTCTCAGACTTTTATCCGGGTTTCAGCAAGACTGAGAATTACTTTTATAGCATTCTTTCCAGAGATTACACACTTATTTTGTCGTCAGAGCCGGAGGTCCTTATCTATTCTTGTTTTGGCTATGATTATCTGGATTTTAATTGTTTACGAATATTTTATACCGGAGAGAATCGAAAGTCTGACTTTTCTGCCTGCGATTTCTCAATATCCTTTGAATATTTAAATAAGGAGAATCACTATCGCCTTCCTTGTTATTCTGTCAGGGCTTTTTATTTCAACTTTCTCCCTGAACTTGTGCGAGAATTAACGAGAGACGAAGCACTGGTTGAATGGAATAGAAAATCAAAATTTTGTTGTACTGTAGTTTCGAACGGAAAGTCGGCGGTTCGGAATGATTTTTTTCATAAACTGAATGCCACAAAGCAAGTCGATTCCGGAGGTAGATATTTAAACAATATTGGTGGCGCAGTAGAGGATAAATTTAAGTTCACAGAGGATTACAAATTTGTGTTTGCGTTTGAAAATCAACGATATCCAGGGTATTTGACTGAAAAGCTTATGGATGCTATACTAGTCAACTCAATTCCAATATATTGGGGAGATCCTAAGGTTAATAAGGATTTTAATCCAAAACGTTTTTTAAACTACAGTGATTATATTGATGAAGAAGCTCTTATTCAAGATATACTAGCTATTGAAAATGACAAAGATCGTTTTATATCAATGATTTCGCAACCAGTTTTCAATCTTAATGTAATACCGCAGCATCTAGAAGAAGATAAATTACTTTTATTTTTAAATAAGGCTATTTCAAAAAGGAAAGAAGTTATTCCTGTAGCACGAACCGCAAAAGCAGAAAGACACCGAATCAAATTAAAAATAAGAAGTCTTATCAAAAAATCCCCTTTCTTGAGAGAAAGACTTCTAATTGAATTTAAAATGTAG
- a CDS encoding glycosyltransferase family 2 protein codes for MNSFSIITINYNNAKGLQRTLQSVAKQKQHLALQYIVIDGASTDESANILKEFEEHIDIYISKKDNGVYDAMNKGIARATGDYILFLNSGDHFAQEIQLQQLLMPIEDQDIIAYDIELVGNKKKIKRHPEVMTFSYLYNTSPAHQALLFKRSLFDKLGGYRTDLKMVSDWKFVLDAVVLLKATYVYIPEVLTTYYMDGMSSTPQGLKEGALAKKGILEAEYPAFIDDYERLRHFKKRRFQLLEKIEKAGGLRKKITTAILSLLSTGTRTK; via the coding sequence ATGAATAGCTTCTCCATCATCACCATAAACTACAACAACGCAAAGGGTTTACAAAGAACCCTTCAAAGTGTAGCAAAACAAAAGCAGCACCTCGCGCTACAGTACATTGTGATAGATGGAGCATCTACAGATGAGAGCGCAAACATACTAAAGGAGTTTGAGGAACACATTGATATCTACATTTCAAAAAAAGACAATGGAGTATATGATGCAATGAATAAAGGAATTGCGAGAGCGACTGGGGATTATATTTTATTCTTGAATAGTGGAGACCATTTTGCACAAGAAATTCAGTTACAGCAACTATTAATGCCTATCGAGGACCAAGATATTATAGCTTACGATATAGAACTCGTAGGAAACAAAAAGAAAATTAAGAGGCATCCAGAAGTAATGACATTTTCCTATTTGTACAATACTTCACCAGCACATCAAGCACTCTTATTTAAGCGAAGTCTGTTCGATAAGTTGGGTGGTTATCGTACCGACTTAAAAATGGTGTCGGACTGGAAGTTTGTTTTGGATGCGGTCGTTCTGTTAAAAGCCACGTATGTCTATATTCCTGAGGTGCTCACGACCTATTATATGGATGGTATGAGTTCTACACCGCAAGGTTTAAAAGAAGGAGCTTTAGCGAAGAAAGGTATACTAGAAGCCGAATACCCAGCTTTTATCGATGATTATGAAAGACTCAGGCACTTTAAAAAACGACGTTTCCAGCTATTAGAAAAAATAGAAAAGGCGGGTGGTTTACGTAAAAAAATAACAACAGCTATTCTGTCATTGCTTAGCACAGGTACGCGTACAAAATAA
- a CDS encoding glycosyltransferase family 2 protein — translation MIHIVYPYRNRDLKRIRFSLNSLAAQNNTNFRVHFVDYGSTPERAKEVKIVVESYDFVTYRYVYCPYTMWNKSHALNIVLKELADGHFFVADVDGIFHPELVQTLHNVAAADRVTYFQVGFLTEEASREERPFETYPIKFLSTYEATGLSLFPVKALKEIKGFNEYYHLWGSEDTDVHVRCKHHGLDVQFFDETLLILHQWHTIYRALDDKRLTDDITIRNISRLNMYYLKDLKESNQILANEGFHWGNDITKSVQQCFEKQPDRVINVSLNKTKRNAQLASIATHTNQMVRLQWHRKKLIVSRLKSLAIGMQWEKHVSDSILKFHIEVLRDKPYQYKVDPVQRTFTYTVQL, via the coding sequence ATGATTCACATTGTTTATCCATATCGCAATCGTGATCTAAAACGCATTCGTTTTAGTCTTAACTCGTTGGCTGCGCAAAACAATACAAACTTTAGGGTACATTTTGTAGACTACGGGAGCACTCCCGAGCGAGCTAAAGAAGTAAAAATAGTAGTAGAGTCATACGATTTTGTAACCTATCGCTACGTGTACTGCCCTTATACAATGTGGAATAAGAGCCACGCACTTAATATTGTACTTAAAGAACTAGCAGACGGACATTTTTTTGTGGCAGATGTAGATGGCATATTTCATCCCGAACTTGTACAAACACTTCATAATGTAGCTGCAGCCGACAGAGTGACTTATTTTCAGGTAGGTTTCCTCACAGAAGAGGCGTCGAGGGAGGAACGACCGTTTGAAACCTATCCCATAAAATTCTTATCTACTTACGAGGCGACAGGTCTCAGTCTTTTTCCCGTAAAAGCACTTAAGGAAATTAAAGGGTTTAATGAATATTATCATCTTTGGGGTTCGGAGGATACGGACGTGCACGTACGGTGTAAGCACCACGGGCTAGATGTTCAATTTTTTGATGAAACGCTGCTTATTTTACACCAGTGGCATACCATTTATAGAGCACTGGACGATAAGAGACTTACAGATGATATAACGATACGTAATATCTCTCGGCTTAATATGTATTATCTCAAAGACCTAAAAGAGAGTAATCAAATACTGGCTAATGAAGGTTTTCATTGGGGCAATGATATTACTAAATCAGTGCAGCAGTGCTTTGAAAAGCAACCTGATAGGGTCATCAATGTATCACTGAATAAAACCAAAAGAAACGCCCAGCTAGCATCTATCGCTACCCACACAAACCAAATGGTACGATTACAGTGGCATCGTAAAAAACTAATAGTATCCCGTTTAAAATCCCTAGCTATAGGTATGCAATGGGAAAAGCATGTGAGTGATAGCATATTAAAGTTCCACATCGAAGTTTTGAGAGATAAACCTTATCAATATAAGGTAGATCCTGTTCAGCGCACGTTCACATATACGGTCCAGTTATGA
- a CDS encoding glycosyltransferase family 4 protein has translation MKQRPVVFFSNFALPYDGIGSWTVMYDYYLSGNHRVDALLCPQPSREHSNVEYIPINDGLFNKVNRKLKRSSKYAPHFKALQKYIEQNGAIILHVIDNAGFILELHQFLEENNLRDRCYVQFGYHGFRPFYDAARAIPFLETIDEFLFLTEASKEYHLKAYPTYNCHSTVLSNGVDKDKFERSSDDGGVRFRESVINKNRTESQNTDTCVYLWLSRDVPKKGLDVILGIWDTFHSDYSDTELWVIGSERNIKGEGIRNFGKLPNYSLPQYYQAAQVYLFPTLCEEGFGLSLVEALSCGCYAIASTYGGVPEVLKEGELGVLITAPQNKSRWMEEMKKAYGYFKEGTLPSKYELPQETYGLEEWSIQMSEIIINAQERISQINKNA, from the coding sequence ATGAAGCAAAGACCAGTAGTGTTTTTTTCTAATTTTGCACTTCCATACGATGGTATAGGTAGTTGGACGGTGATGTACGATTATTACTTGTCAGGAAATCATCGTGTAGATGCTTTACTATGTCCGCAACCTTCTCGTGAGCATTCTAATGTGGAATATATACCTATAAATGATGGACTTTTTAACAAGGTGAATCGAAAATTAAAGCGTTCTTCAAAATATGCTCCTCACTTTAAAGCCCTACAAAAATATATAGAACAAAATGGAGCTATTATCCTTCACGTAATAGATAATGCGGGTTTTATATTGGAGCTACATCAATTTTTAGAAGAGAATAACTTGCGCGATAGGTGTTATGTCCAGTTTGGATACCACGGTTTTAGACCTTTTTACGATGCCGCCCGAGCGATTCCTTTCTTGGAGACTATTGATGAATTCTTATTTTTAACAGAGGCTTCAAAAGAATATCATCTCAAAGCATATCCAACTTATAATTGCCATTCCACCGTTTTAAGTAATGGTGTCGATAAGGATAAATTTGAACGAAGTAGTGATGATGGTGGAGTCCGCTTTCGCGAAAGCGTAATCAACAAAAATCGAACAGAGAGTCAAAATACAGATACTTGTGTGTATCTATGGCTTTCAAGAGATGTTCCTAAAAAAGGACTAGATGTAATATTAGGAATTTGGGATACCTTTCATAGTGATTATTCTGACACAGAACTTTGGGTTATAGGCAGTGAGCGGAATATAAAGGGTGAAGGTATAAGGAATTTTGGTAAATTACCAAATTATAGCCTGCCACAATATTATCAAGCGGCACAGGTGTATTTGTTCCCTACTTTATGTGAAGAAGGTTTTGGTTTATCACTAGTAGAGGCATTATCTTGTGGGTGCTATGCCATCGCCTCTACTTATGGAGGTGTTCCAGAAGTTTTAAAGGAGGGTGAACTGGGAGTACTCATTACTGCTCCTCAAAACAAAAGCCGCTGGATGGAGGAAATGAAAAAGGCGTATGGTTATTTTAAAGAAGGCACATTGCCTTCAAAGTATGAACTTCCACAAGAAACCTATGGATTAGAGGAGTGGAGCATACAAATGTCAGAAATTATAATAAATGCTCAAGAACGCATATCTCAAATAAATAAAAATGCCTAA
- a CDS encoding NAD-dependent epimerase/dehydratase family protein: MPNILITGGAGNVGSALAQRLAQSSENNITVVDNLLTGKASKVPNATNVSFIKANANDFNDISAIFMSYRFDYVFHFAAVVGVQRTLSNPLWVLDDIKGFENILKLSKNTGVKKVYFSSSSEVYGEPFEFPQNEQTTPLNSKLPYAIVKNVGEAFLRSYKEEYGLEYTIFRFFNTYGPQQSEDFVIPKFIDLAIRNEPITIYGDGSQTRTYCYIDDNIDTIIKIHNERLLDGDVINIGNDHELSVLELAQIIIDLCDSESDIVHLPALKEGDMTRRCPDISKMKTVLGRELMQVEQGVKTYLKTYNS; the protein is encoded by the coding sequence ATGCCTAATATCTTAATTACAGGCGGAGCCGGAAATGTAGGAAGTGCTCTAGCTCAGAGGCTTGCACAATCCTCTGAAAACAATATTACTGTCGTAGATAATTTACTTACTGGAAAAGCAAGTAAAGTTCCTAATGCTACTAATGTTAGTTTTATAAAAGCTAATGCAAATGATTTTAATGACATTTCGGCTATTTTTATGTCCTATCGGTTTGATTATGTCTTTCACTTTGCGGCAGTAGTGGGCGTGCAACGTACGTTGAGCAATCCGCTATGGGTGCTGGATGATATTAAGGGATTTGAAAATATTTTGAAACTCTCTAAGAACACTGGAGTGAAGAAGGTGTATTTCTCATCCTCATCCGAGGTATATGGAGAGCCTTTCGAATTTCCGCAAAATGAACAGACGACTCCGCTCAATTCTAAATTGCCGTATGCCATTGTAAAAAATGTAGGAGAGGCCTTTTTACGTTCCTACAAAGAGGAGTATGGTCTTGAGTATACTATTTTCAGGTTTTTTAATACCTACGGGCCCCAACAGAGTGAGGATTTTGTGATACCGAAGTTCATTGACCTTGCAATACGCAATGAACCCATTACTATTTATGGTGATGGCTCACAAACGAGAACATATTGTTACATAGATGATAATATAGATACGATTATCAAGATACATAATGAGAGGCTCCTGGATGGAGATGTCATTAATATAGGGAACGACCACGAGCTTTCTGTACTTGAGCTTGCTCAAATCATTATTGATTTATGTGATAGTGAATCTGATATTGTTCATCTCCCCGCACTTAAAGAAGGAGACATGACCCGCAGATGTCCTGATATTTCAAAAATGAAAACCGTATTAGGTCGTGAGTTGATGCAAGTCGAGCAGGGAGTTAAAACCTATTTGAAAACCTATAATAGCTAA
- a CDS encoding glycosyltransferase family A protein produces MRVGVSAAKQDSKLELNTYHRVIIPVYIPNLKEEYFEDGLEILKFCIDSLLKTIHSKTRVTIINNGCCDIVVAYLYDKYQKEDTIDQLFHSDINLGKVNAIYGALKSNLEPLITITDADVMFLPQWQNAVEHIFEQFPKAGMVSPVPSSIAFENEMGSSTIGYAILKGALSIEKTINRKGLERFQESIGRTLYEEPHLEEIPVLRMGEKAAAIGCGHFVVTMKRSSFDNAPVRPSAHKIVGGSERRYIDKPNNDGGFLRLATLDNYAYHLGNKVEEWMVAEKPKSKQTIKTRPLEKLHFEEKGLSKRFRIFGLIVLKLFKKNPSLKMWYFKKKGLTYDKY; encoded by the coding sequence ATGCGAGTAGGAGTGAGCGCGGCAAAGCAGGACTCAAAATTAGAGTTAAACACCTATCATAGGGTTATTATACCTGTGTATATACCTAACCTTAAAGAAGAATATTTTGAAGATGGTTTAGAAATTCTAAAATTTTGCATTGACTCTTTATTAAAAACTATTCACTCTAAAACACGGGTGACCATAATAAATAATGGTTGTTGTGACATTGTAGTTGCCTATCTCTATGATAAGTACCAAAAGGAAGATACCATCGACCAGCTGTTTCATTCGGACATCAACCTGGGTAAGGTAAATGCCATTTATGGTGCTCTCAAGTCTAATCTTGAACCGTTAATTACAATTACAGATGCAGATGTGATGTTCCTCCCGCAATGGCAAAATGCTGTAGAGCATATATTTGAACAGTTCCCAAAAGCGGGAATGGTTTCTCCCGTTCCTTCCAGCATAGCATTTGAAAATGAGATGGGAAGTTCAACTATCGGATATGCAATTTTAAAGGGAGCTTTAAGCATAGAAAAAACAATCAACCGGAAAGGTCTAGAGCGTTTTCAGGAAAGTATAGGGCGTACACTTTACGAAGAGCCTCATCTGGAAGAAATACCTGTATTGAGAATGGGTGAGAAAGCCGCAGCCATAGGCTGTGGTCATTTTGTAGTCACGATGAAGCGGTCCAGTTTTGATAATGCTCCAGTGCGCCCATCAGCGCATAAGATTGTGGGGGGAAGTGAACGTAGATATATAGACAAACCCAACAATGATGGAGGTTTTTTGCGGCTCGCTACGTTAGACAACTACGCATATCACCTAGGCAATAAAGTAGAAGAATGGATGGTTGCCGAAAAGCCAAAATCAAAGCAAACCATAAAAACTAGACCGCTAGAAAAACTGCATTTTGAAGAAAAAGGGCTTTCTAAAAGGTTCAGAATATTTGGGCTCATTGTTTTGAAACTATTCAAAAAGAATCCATCTTTAAAAATGTGGTATTTTAAGAAGAAGGGACTGACCTATGATAAATACTAG